One genomic window of Halovivax cerinus includes the following:
- a CDS encoding PstS family phosphate ABC transporter substrate-binding protein has protein sequence MSRDSPAAGPAGVGRRELLAAAGVSVSGALAGCSGILAAEGNQINVAGSSTVFPVTEAIASAYTRENPTTNISLSKTGTGGGFGNFFCAGRTDINNASREIADAEEGQCGNNDVTPIEFPVATDALTVVVNPDADFVDCLTVEQLQEIWRADGADRWSDIDDSFPDEEFELYGAATTSGTFDYFKEEIVGEETNHRGDYYATEQDRTIVQGVQGSETAMGYFGFSYYSENPDSVKAVAVDDGDGCVEPSLDTAQTGEYTPLTRDLYIYVAKESLADPTVRNFVRYYMEQTTSDLIAEIGYVPLNEEKRAENEDKLEATIDEVTA, from the coding sequence ATGTCGAGAGACTCACCTGCGGCCGGGCCGGCCGGAGTCGGCCGGCGAGAACTTCTCGCCGCGGCTGGCGTCTCCGTTTCTGGTGCACTGGCGGGGTGTAGTGGGATTCTCGCCGCGGAAGGCAATCAGATCAACGTCGCGGGGAGCAGTACCGTCTTCCCCGTGACCGAAGCGATCGCCTCCGCGTACACGCGGGAGAACCCGACGACCAACATCTCGCTCAGTAAGACCGGGACCGGGGGCGGGTTCGGGAACTTCTTCTGTGCGGGCCGAACCGATATCAACAACGCCAGCAGGGAGATTGCCGACGCCGAAGAGGGACAGTGCGGGAACAACGACGTCACACCGATCGAGTTTCCAGTTGCCACCGACGCGCTCACTGTCGTGGTCAATCCGGACGCAGATTTCGTCGATTGTCTCACCGTCGAACAGCTCCAGGAGATCTGGCGTGCAGACGGCGCCGATCGCTGGAGCGACATCGACGACTCGTTTCCCGACGAAGAATTCGAACTCTACGGGGCTGCGACCACCTCGGGGACGTTCGACTACTTCAAAGAGGAGATCGTCGGTGAAGAGACGAACCATCGCGGCGATTACTACGCGACTGAACAGGATCGAACGATCGTCCAGGGGGTCCAGGGCTCCGAGACGGCGATGGGCTACTTCGGCTTCTCGTACTACAGCGAAAACCCCGACTCCGTCAAGGCAGTCGCCGTCGACGACGGCGACGGCTGCGTCGAACCGTCGCTCGATACCGCACAGACCGGCGAGTACACCCCACTCACGCGTGACCTGTACATCTACGTGGCCAAGGAGTCGCTGGCCGACCCGACGGTTCGGAACTTCGTTCGCTACTACATGGAGCAAACGACGAGTGACCTGATCGCCGAGATCGGGTACGTGCCGCTGAACGAGGAGAAACGGGCGGAGAACGAGGACAAACTCGAAGCGACGATCGACGAGGTGACCGCATGA